The Beijerinckiaceae bacterium RH AL1 genome has a segment encoding these proteins:
- a CDS encoding hypothetical protein (ID:RHAL1_01530;~conserved protein of unknown function;~source:Prodigal:2.6), which yields MDVQTVIYLKDKSEPPRTFANEYIVDHADLQTLPYEARLRGFDPDNSRNYNELPVLHFYRANPDYDVYWIVECDVHYSGSWGDLFDTLSTSRADLLGTTIADRADNPDWYHWGALRQGDTPPPPDLCVKVFMPFARVSRAALAAIDEAYVAGWTGHPEGTWPTICRLRNLSIEDLGGDGTFTPARWKNKHYRNTLCDPYLSPGTFRFRPPVTMAEIEASSSAPLLWHPVKS from the coding sequence TTGGACGTCCAGACGGTCATCTACCTGAAGGACAAGAGCGAGCCGCCGCGCACGTTTGCGAACGAGTACATCGTCGACCACGCCGACTTGCAGACCTTGCCTTATGAGGCAAGGCTGCGCGGCTTCGATCCCGACAACTCGCGCAACTACAACGAGCTGCCCGTTCTTCATTTCTATCGGGCCAACCCGGATTACGACGTCTACTGGATCGTCGAATGCGACGTCCACTATTCCGGGTCGTGGGGCGACCTGTTCGACACGCTCTCGACGAGCCGCGCCGATCTGCTCGGCACGACGATCGCCGACCGGGCGGACAACCCCGACTGGTACCATTGGGGCGCCCTGCGCCAGGGCGACACGCCACCGCCGCCCGATCTCTGCGTGAAAGTGTTCATGCCGTTCGCGCGCGTGTCCCGCGCGGCGCTGGCCGCCATCGACGAGGCGTACGTTGCCGGCTGGACGGGACATCCGGAGGGGACGTGGCCGACGATCTGCCGCCTCCGCAACCTGTCGATCGAGGACCTGGGCGGCGACGGGACGTTCACGCCGGCCAGATGGAAGAACAAGCATTACCGGAACACGCTCTGCGATCCCTACCTTTCCCCGGGGACGTTCAGGTTCCGGCCGCCGGTGACGATGGCGGAGATCGAAGCGTCGTCATCGGCACCTCTGCTCTGGCATCCCGTCAAATCCTGA
- a CDS encoding hypothetical protein (ID:RHAL1_01531;~conserved exported protein of unknown function;~source:Prodigal:2.6) — translation MRRPSIAVSVLCLLVLALGGAPAAQAQAVRTWVSGVGDDANPCSRTAPCKTFAGAISKTAAAGEISVLDPGGYGAVTITKSISIVAKGIEAGITSPGIAAIVVNAGPADFVSIRGLTIEGGGTGTYGIRVLQAGSVNIADTVIKGIKGSPGFGLDIAPSAAATNLLAYVKNVEVFDNAVGIHMLGGPNAAGLVIDGSTITGNSANAAVFDGANAAARAQASSFANTPLLLTNGAKLTSNGNNFFVGGSSAPTSLSPLQ, via the coding sequence ATGAGGCGACCGTCGATTGCAGTTTCCGTCTTGTGCCTGCTTGTGCTGGCCCTCGGCGGCGCGCCGGCGGCGCAGGCGCAGGCCGTGCGGACCTGGGTCTCGGGCGTCGGCGACGACGCCAATCCCTGCAGCCGCACCGCCCCGTGCAAGACGTTTGCGGGCGCCATCTCGAAGACCGCGGCGGCGGGCGAGATCAGCGTGCTCGATCCCGGCGGCTACGGCGCGGTGACGATCACCAAGTCGATCAGCATCGTCGCCAAGGGGATCGAGGCCGGCATCACCTCGCCGGGCATTGCGGCTATCGTCGTCAACGCGGGCCCGGCCGACTTCGTGTCGATCCGCGGCCTCACGATCGAAGGCGGCGGCACCGGCACCTACGGCATCCGGGTTCTCCAGGCCGGCAGCGTCAACATCGCCGACACCGTGATCAAGGGCATCAAGGGCTCGCCCGGCTTCGGCCTCGACATCGCGCCGTCGGCCGCCGCGACCAACCTCCTCGCCTACGTCAAGAACGTCGAGGTATTCGACAACGCCGTCGGCATCCACATGCTGGGCGGCCCCAACGCCGCCGGCCTCGTCATCGACGGCAGCACAATCACCGGTAACTCGGCGAACGCCGCCGTCTTCGACGGGGCGAACGCGGCGGCCCGCGCCCAGGCTTCCAGCTTCGCCAACACGCCGCTTCTCCTCACCAACGGCGCCAAGCTGACGTCGAACGGCAACAATTTCTTCGTCGGCGGCAGCAGCGCGCCGACGAGCCTCAGCCCGCTGCAATAA
- a CDS encoding hypothetical protein (ID:RHAL1_01532;~conserved protein of unknown function;~source:Prodigal:2.6) produces MDLDQITVVRDGRTAIFNGSWYRGPHTNFIPSKEDLRQADALDTYVMPGFAPQAPFIDRQTPITAFGSCFAANITHFLGERGYAICGQGLDLNAHIIRFGEGIVNTFAIRQQFEWALTGREFPQSLWISEGKEIARKDAEVRETTREIIQGTDVFIITLGLAEIWYDRPSGEAFWRAVPASLFDPERHGFRVSTVAENFDNLVATLDLIRAARPNAAVVLTLSPIPLMATFRPVSCLTANAVSKATLRVALDQVMAQGRDNVFYFPSYEMVTGACFDPFEEDNRHPRAEVIAAIMACFERHYCKA; encoded by the coding sequence ATGGACTTGGACCAGATCACCGTCGTGCGCGACGGCCGCACGGCGATCTTCAACGGCAGCTGGTATCGCGGGCCACACACCAACTTCATCCCGAGCAAGGAGGACCTGCGCCAGGCAGACGCCCTCGACACCTATGTGATGCCGGGCTTCGCGCCGCAGGCCCCGTTCATCGATCGGCAGACCCCGATCACCGCGTTCGGCAGCTGCTTTGCCGCCAACATCACGCATTTCCTCGGCGAGCGCGGCTACGCGATCTGCGGCCAGGGGCTCGATCTCAACGCGCACATCATCCGCTTCGGCGAGGGCATCGTGAACACCTTCGCGATCCGCCAGCAGTTCGAATGGGCGCTCACCGGCCGCGAGTTTCCGCAGAGCCTGTGGATCAGCGAGGGCAAGGAGATCGCGCGAAAGGACGCGGAGGTGCGCGAGACGACGCGCGAGATCATCCAGGGCACCGACGTCTTCATCATCACGCTAGGCTTGGCGGAGATCTGGTACGACCGGCCCTCGGGCGAGGCGTTTTGGCGTGCGGTCCCGGCCTCGCTCTTCGATCCCGAGCGCCACGGCTTCCGCGTCTCGACCGTCGCCGAGAACTTCGACAACCTCGTCGCGACGCTCGACCTCATCCGCGCGGCGCGCCCGAACGCGGCCGTCGTCCTCACCCTGTCGCCGATCCCGCTGATGGCGACGTTCCGGCCGGTCTCGTGCCTGACGGCGAACGCCGTGTCGAAGGCCACCCTGCGCGTCGCCCTCGACCAGGTGATGGCGCAGGGCCGCGACAACGTCTTCTACTTTCCCTCCTACGAGATGGTGACCGGCGCCTGCTTCGATCCGTTCGAGGAGGACAACCGCCATCCGCGCGCCGAGGTGATCGCCGCCATCATGGCGTGCTTCGAGCGACATTACTGCAAGGCCTGA
- the uvrA gene encoding ATPase and DNA damage recognition protein of nucleotide excision repair excinuclease UvrABC (ID:RHAL1_01527;~source:Prodigal:2.6) translates to MKTPKTRPPVRSKAQSEAGPGTRAAAAKRPKSQAPATPVSAVPVSTLPTFEGRVISVRGAREHNLKNVDLTIPRDKLVVFTGLSGSGKSSLAFDTIYAEGQRRYVESLSAYARQFLEMMQKPDVDQIDGLSPAISIEQKTTSKNPRSTVATVTEIYDYMRLLWARVGIPYSPATGLPIESQTVSQMVDRIVSLPERTRLYLLAPVVRGRKGEYRKEIAEFMKKGFQRLKVDGEFYEIADAPALDKKLKHDIDVVVDRISVRRDDDGKGIKARLAESLETALELADGIAIAEIAGETDERGAPKRITFSQKFACPVSGFTIAEIEPRLFSFNNPFGACPECGGLGVEQRIDADLIVPDPKVTLRRGAIAPWAKSTSPYYMQTLEALGRHFKFRLDVPFEKLPLEIQHMLFYGSGKESIRFSYADGVRAYDVNKPFEGIIRNLERRYKETESEWAREEIGRFMADTPCEACGGARLKPEALAVKIDMETIAAVTSLSVRDAHAWFEALPKKLDDKRNEISRRILKEISDRLSFLVDVGLDYLSLSRASGTLSGGESQRIRLASQIGSGLTGVLYVLDEPSIGLHQRDNARLLDTLRRLRDLGNSVIVVEHDEDAILTADHVVDVGPGAGIHGGEIIAQGTADEIMANPKSLTGQYLSGAKQVAVPRKRRRPDPERKLTIANARGNNLKNVSTEVPLGLFTAITGVSGGGKSTLVIDTLYKAVARRLNGAFEHPAPHDAIEGLEHIDKVIDIDQSPIGRTPRSNPATYTGAFTPIRDWFAGLPEAKARGYQPGRFSFNVKGGRCEACQGDGVIKIEMHFLPDVYVTCDVCKGRRYDRETLEVKYRDKSIADVLDMTVEEAAVLFKAVPPIRDKMETLARVGLGYVKVGQQATTLSGGEAQRVKLAKELSRRSTGRTLYILDEPTTGLHFHDVAKLLEVLHELVDQGNSVVVIEHNLEVIKTADWVIDLGPEGGDGGGEIVATGTPEQIAATKRSHTGAFLRELLERRPPRSRLAAE, encoded by the coding sequence ATGAAGACTCCCAAGACAAGACCACCGGTTCGATCGAAGGCGCAAAGCGAAGCCGGCCCGGGGACCCGCGCCGCCGCGGCCAAGCGGCCGAAGAGCCAGGCCCCGGCCACTCCGGTGTCAGCGGTCCCGGTGTCGACCTTGCCCACCTTCGAGGGGCGCGTCATCTCCGTCCGTGGCGCGCGCGAGCACAACCTCAAGAACGTCGACCTGACGATCCCGCGCGACAAGCTCGTCGTCTTCACGGGGCTGTCGGGCTCGGGCAAGTCGTCGCTTGCCTTCGACACGATCTATGCCGAGGGCCAGCGCCGCTACGTCGAGTCGCTCTCGGCCTACGCGCGCCAGTTCCTCGAAATGATGCAGAAGCCCGACGTCGACCAGATCGACGGGCTCTCGCCGGCCATCTCGATCGAGCAGAAGACGACGTCGAAGAACCCGCGCTCGACCGTCGCCACCGTCACCGAGATCTACGATTACATGCGCCTGCTGTGGGCGCGCGTCGGCATCCCCTACTCGCCGGCGACCGGGCTGCCGATCGAATCGCAGACCGTGTCGCAGATGGTCGACCGCATCGTCTCGCTGCCGGAGCGCACGCGCCTCTACCTGCTGGCGCCCGTGGTGCGCGGGCGCAAGGGCGAGTACCGCAAGGAAATCGCCGAGTTCATGAAGAAGGGCTTTCAGCGCCTCAAGGTCGACGGCGAGTTCTACGAGATCGCCGATGCGCCGGCGCTCGACAAGAAGCTGAAGCACGACATCGACGTGGTGGTCGATCGCATCTCCGTTCGCCGCGACGACGACGGCAAGGGCATCAAGGCGCGGCTGGCGGAAAGCCTCGAGACCGCGCTCGAGCTCGCCGACGGCATCGCCATCGCTGAGATCGCCGGCGAGACCGACGAGCGCGGCGCGCCGAAGCGCATCACGTTCAGCCAGAAATTCGCCTGCCCTGTCTCCGGCTTCACGATCGCCGAGATCGAGCCCAGACTGTTTTCCTTCAACAACCCGTTCGGCGCCTGCCCGGAGTGCGGCGGCCTCGGCGTCGAGCAGCGCATCGACGCCGACCTCATCGTGCCCGACCCGAAGGTGACGCTGCGCCGCGGCGCCATCGCGCCCTGGGCCAAGTCGACCTCGCCCTACTACATGCAGACCCTCGAGGCGCTCGGCCGGCACTTCAAGTTCCGCCTCGACGTCCCCTTCGAGAAGCTGCCGCTCGAGATCCAGCACATGCTGTTCTACGGCTCGGGCAAGGAGAGCATCCGCTTCTCGTATGCCGACGGCGTGCGCGCCTACGACGTGAACAAGCCCTTCGAGGGCATCATCCGCAACCTCGAGCGCCGCTACAAGGAGACCGAGAGCGAGTGGGCGCGCGAGGAGATCGGCCGCTTCATGGCCGACACGCCCTGCGAGGCCTGCGGCGGCGCCCGCCTCAAGCCGGAGGCGCTGGCGGTGAAGATCGACATGGAGACGATCGCCGCCGTCACCTCGCTGTCGGTGCGCGACGCGCATGCCTGGTTCGAGGCGCTGCCGAAGAAGCTCGACGACAAGCGCAACGAGATTTCGCGGCGCATCCTGAAGGAGATCTCCGACCGCCTCTCCTTCCTCGTCGACGTCGGGCTCGACTACCTCTCGCTCTCGCGCGCCTCGGGCACGCTGTCGGGCGGCGAGAGCCAGCGCATCCGCCTCGCGTCGCAGATCGGCTCGGGCCTCACCGGCGTGCTCTACGTGCTCGACGAGCCGTCGATCGGGCTGCACCAGCGCGACAACGCCCGCCTCCTCGACACGCTGCGGCGGCTGCGCGACCTCGGCAACTCGGTGATCGTCGTCGAGCACGACGAGGACGCGATCCTCACCGCCGACCACGTCGTCGACGTCGGCCCCGGCGCCGGCATTCACGGCGGCGAGATCATCGCCCAGGGCACGGCCGACGAGATCATGGCCAACCCGAAGTCGCTGACCGGCCAGTACCTCTCCGGCGCCAAGCAGGTCGCGGTGCCGCGCAAGCGCCGCCGCCCCGATCCCGAGCGCAAGCTGACGATCGCCAACGCGCGCGGCAACAACCTGAAGAACGTCTCGACCGAGGTGCCGCTCGGCCTGTTCACGGCGATCACCGGCGTCTCGGGCGGCGGCAAGTCGACGCTCGTCATCGACACGCTCTACAAGGCCGTCGCCCGCCGCCTCAACGGCGCCTTCGAGCACCCGGCCCCGCACGACGCGATCGAGGGGCTGGAGCACATCGACAAGGTCATCGATATCGACCAGTCGCCGATCGGCCGCACGCCGCGCTCGAACCCGGCCACCTACACCGGCGCGTTCACGCCGATCCGCGACTGGTTCGCCGGGCTCCCCGAAGCCAAGGCGCGCGGCTACCAGCCCGGCCGCTTCTCGTTCAACGTCAAGGGCGGGCGCTGCGAGGCCTGCCAGGGCGACGGCGTCATCAAGATCGAGATGCACTTCCTGCCCGACGTCTACGTCACCTGCGACGTCTGCAAGGGCCGCCGCTACGACCGCGAAACGTTGGAAGTCAAATATCGCGACAAGTCGATCGCCGACGTGCTCGACATGACGGTGGAAGAAGCCGCCGTGCTGTTCAAGGCGGTGCCGCCGATCCGCGACAAGATGGAGACGCTGGCCCGCGTCGGGCTCGGCTACGTCAAGGTCGGCCAGCAGGCGACGACGCTCTCGGGCGGCGAGGCGCAGCGCGTGAAGCTCGCCAAGGAGCTGTCGCGGCGCTCGACGGGGCGGACCCTCTACATCCTCGACGAGCCGACGACCGGCCTGCACTTCCACGACGTCGCCAAGCTGCTCGAGGTGCTGCACGAGCTGGTCGACCAGGGCAACTCGGTCGTGGTGATCGAGCACAACCTCGAGGTCATCAAGACGGCGGACTGGGTCATCGACCTCGGCCCAGAGGGCGGCGACGGCGGCGGCGAGATCGTCGCCACCGGCACGCCGGAGCAGATCGCGGCCACAAAGCGCAGCCACACCGGCGCGTTTTTGCGCGAGCTGCTGGAGCGCCGGCCGCCCCGCTCGCGGCTCGCCGCCGAATAG
- a CDS encoding protein of unknown function (ID:RHAL1_01528;~source:Prodigal:2.6), which translates to MEIPFTIMIPVFNETRVLQFSDFYFRRLDIPVVYALDSQHTPEARRTLRALGREFRTFDNDRPFIESGYASFAAASPTDWILRLDCDELPTPELIAACRDFVAGDPHETAGFERCQLTWRDDRFYACTSTRFAPANQVQWRLFDRRRATFTPQIHTAGIALDAPVTLRGAARIYHLSWIFLSWEDRLRKAARYDSYGQADANRVNQLFPLAEAQWEELDAPDLTGAYRDWLDAAPATEETIPA; encoded by the coding sequence TTGGAAATTCCCTTCACGATCATGATCCCTGTGTTCAACGAAACCAGGGTGCTGCAGTTCTCCGACTTCTACTTCCGCCGCCTCGATATCCCGGTCGTGTATGCGCTCGACTCGCAGCACACGCCGGAAGCGCGCCGGACGTTGCGCGCGCTAGGCCGCGAATTCCGTACGTTCGACAACGATCGGCCGTTCATCGAAAGCGGCTATGCGAGCTTCGCGGCGGCGTCGCCGACCGACTGGATCCTGCGGCTCGACTGCGACGAGCTCCCGACACCCGAGCTCATCGCCGCCTGCCGCGACTTCGTCGCAGGCGACCCGCACGAGACCGCGGGCTTCGAGCGCTGCCAGCTCACCTGGCGCGATGACCGCTTCTACGCCTGCACGTCGACGCGTTTCGCGCCCGCAAACCAGGTGCAGTGGCGCCTCTTCGACCGGCGGCGCGCGACGTTCACGCCGCAGATCCACACCGCCGGCATTGCGCTCGACGCACCGGTAACGCTGCGAGGCGCGGCGCGGATCTATCATCTCTCCTGGATCTTCCTGTCCTGGGAAGACAGGCTCAGGAAGGCCGCCCGCTACGACAGTTACGGCCAAGCTGACGCCAATCGGGTCAACCAGCTGTTCCCGCTGGCCGAGGCGCAGTGGGAGGAGCTTGACGCACCGGACCTTACCGGCGCCTACAGGGACTGGCTCGACGCCGCGCCGGCGACGGAGGAGACGATCCCGGCCTGA
- a CDS encoding hypothetical protein (ID:RHAL1_01529;~conserved protein of unknown function;~source:Prodigal:2.6), translating into MPPLGNPYIFCIGYNKCGTSALHAFFEANGIASVHWDGGLLARTMLSNAVEGRKVFDGYDQDYRAFLDMFFFNDRIAIEGIEFFRLMDRDYPNSLFVYNTRDMQAWLQSRRNHASKAAGSLLQRYLMILNTTSETIVLDHWAERRLRFEAALATYFAGSPRLLTVDIDAEDVPAQLADFLNLEPNAAAWRRVNATARP; encoded by the coding sequence ATGCCCCCGCTCGGCAATCCGTACATCTTCTGTATCGGCTACAATAAATGCGGCACGTCCGCGCTTCATGCGTTCTTCGAGGCGAATGGAATCGCAAGCGTGCACTGGGACGGTGGCTTGTTGGCGCGGACGATGCTCTCGAATGCTGTCGAGGGGCGGAAGGTTTTCGACGGATACGATCAGGACTACCGCGCTTTCTTGGACATGTTCTTCTTCAACGATCGCATCGCGATCGAGGGCATCGAGTTCTTCCGGCTCATGGACCGGGACTACCCTAATAGCCTCTTTGTGTACAACACAAGAGACATGCAGGCTTGGCTGCAGAGCCGCCGAAACCATGCCTCCAAGGCCGCCGGCAGCCTGCTGCAGCGGTATCTGATGATCCTCAACACCACGAGCGAGACCATAGTCCTGGATCACTGGGCGGAGCGGCGGCTGCGGTTCGAGGCGGCGCTCGCCACCTATTTCGCCGGGTCTCCCCGACTGCTGACCGTCGACATCGACGCCGAGGATGTCCCGGCCCAGCTCGCCGACTTCCTGAACCTCGAGCCGAATGCCGCGGCCTGGAGGCGCGTCAACGCGACCGCGAGGCCCTAA
- a CDS encoding hypothetical protein (ID:RHAL1_01533;~source:Prodigal:2.6), with product MRRGRDGLGDGLDEVAITCLGQRAVRGPLVEQVAVDRDGPAAESAAQRSGPPERPGAGEHRQAAARPGDSDEVVDVGALGRRQRPVETLLRDEAVERHGALEARHAAVGLDERQEREKVRRHRRVPRSPGVEPRRLDAGERQVGQHLVEDLVVGEGVGGAADLLPQPRAPRPEARVQEQRRGLGPAGRRLGHRSRRNQGAEAGPGGVAGIVCLVRVAHNNTLVAIRLHTCLSTQSGTPGRESRIPQTAQQFGRLRGKLGSHL from the coding sequence GTGCGCCGAGGCCGCGACGGTCTTGGCGACGGTCTCGACGAAGTAGCCATTACCTGCCTGGGCCAGCGAGCAGTACGAGGCCCACTGGTGGAACAGGTTGCGGTGGATCGTGACGGTCCGGCCGCCGAGAGCGCGGCGCAGCGCTCGGGCCCGCCCGAGCGACCGGGTGCAGGAGAGCACCGGCAGGCCGCCGCTCGCCCGGGCGACAGCGACGAGGTTGTCGACGTAGGCGCGCTCGGACGCAGACAGCGGCCCGTCGAGACCCTCCTGCGGGATGAAGCCGTCGAACGCCATGGTGCGCTCGAAGCCCGCCACGCCGCCGTCGGGCTCGACGAGCGGCAGGAACGCGAGAAAGTACGGCGGCATCGCCGGGTGCCGCGATCCCCAGGCGTCGAACCGCGTCGCCTTGACGCTGGCGAGCGTCAGGTCGGCCAGCATCTCGTTGAAGATCTCGTAGTAGGCGAAGGTGTTGGGGGCGCGGCGGATCTTCTCCCACAGCCACGTGCTCCCCGTCCTGAAGCTCGAGTGCAGGAACAGAGGCGCGGACTCGGCCCAGCCGGGCGTCGCCTCGGCCATCGCTCTCGACGGAACCAAGGTGCGGAGGCCGGCCCCGGCGGCGTCGCCGGGATCGTCTGCCTGGTCCGCGTCGCTCACAATAACACCCTTGTCGCAATACGCTTGCATACTTGCCTGTCGACTCAGTCTGGCACACCGGGACGGGAAAGTCGCATCCCCCAGACTGCACAGCAATTCGGGCGGCTGCGCGGGAAGTTGGGCTCCCACCTATAG
- a CDS encoding hypothetical protein (ID:RHAL1_01526;~conserved exported protein of unknown function;~source:Prodigal:2.6): MKKSSAISSLGAAALALSVSATASFAGYMQPGETMGVSLLSPLPEGVFFADLEDYGRSNLGGAGAPKVGLGVNIPVIIWSTPISFYNTRLEFIVATPFAHLDGDGLDRFGGITQGYGPLLGHDFGGGLTGGVGALFRTPDVSHNIQDLSGRTAVGADFRQSLQYKVPTGPFAGITLIENAAFTSCFCRNVPITGDGLAVAPQNDMFAGDFTAQKSFGKFTIGFTGYGNIDTNNIARLTAAATNGNTRERNVAVGGLVGYDFGRFTLTGIVTHSLYRNAIVPTVSSGEETRGWVRVIVPLYVAPAPMAPVVAKY, encoded by the coding sequence ATGAAGAAGTCTTCAGCCATCTCGTCGCTCGGCGCCGCGGCGCTGGCGCTTTCGGTGTCCGCGACGGCGTCGTTTGCCGGCTACATGCAGCCCGGCGAGACGATGGGCGTCTCGCTGCTCTCGCCGCTGCCCGAGGGCGTGTTCTTCGCCGATCTCGAGGACTACGGCCGCTCGAACCTCGGGGGCGCCGGCGCGCCGAAGGTCGGCCTCGGCGTCAACATCCCGGTCATCATCTGGTCGACGCCGATCTCGTTCTACAACACCCGCCTCGAGTTCATCGTCGCGACGCCCTTCGCCCACCTCGACGGCGACGGGCTCGATCGCTTCGGCGGCATCACGCAGGGCTACGGTCCGCTGCTCGGCCACGACTTCGGCGGCGGCCTGACGGGCGGCGTCGGCGCGCTGTTCCGCACGCCCGACGTCAGCCACAACATCCAGGATCTCTCGGGTCGCACCGCGGTCGGCGCCGACTTCCGCCAGAGCCTGCAGTACAAGGTGCCGACCGGCCCGTTCGCAGGCATCACGCTGATCGAAAACGCGGCCTTCACGAGCTGCTTCTGCCGCAACGTGCCGATCACCGGCGACGGCCTGGCGGTGGCGCCGCAGAACGACATGTTCGCGGGCGACTTCACCGCCCAGAAGTCGTTCGGCAAGTTCACCATCGGCTTCACCGGCTACGGCAACATCGACACCAACAACATCGCCCGCCTCACGGCGGCCGCCACGAACGGCAACACCCGCGAGCGCAACGTCGCGGTCGGCGGCCTCGTCGGCTACGACTTCGGCAGGTTCACCCTCACCGGCATCGTGACCCACTCGCTCTACCGCAACGCGATCGTCCCGACTGTGTCGTCGGGCGAGGAGACCCGCGGCTGGGTGCGCGTCATCGTCCCGCTCTACGTCGCGCCAGCGCCGATGGCGCCCGTCGTCGCGAAGTACTGA